Below is a genomic region from candidate division KSB1 bacterium.
TGCCCGCACGGCTGCATTTATTGTTATGCGAATTTGAACCGCGAGAAGGCGAAAGCGTTTTATGAGGTTTATTTGAAAAATCGCGCGCTGCCGTTTGACTGAATGTAAACCGCAATGTTTTATGTGCGGTTCTTGAAATTTTTTCTCCAGATCAAAGCCGTTTGCTCTACTCATTTAGTGGCTTTGCAAATGAGTAAACCGTCAACAGAAATATGGAGGATCCACCATGTTCGGCATGAGCATTGACACAACGGTTGCGCTGTGCGTGGCCACCGCCTTCATTGTGACGTTGCTGGTAGCGGCGGCGATGCTGCCCAAACATACGCGCAAAAGACGGGAATTTCGCCGGCGCGGATTATCATGAATTTTTCCGGCGCATTCCCCGTTTTGACGTATTCGAAAAATTCTGCGGCGGCGCCTTTTTCTTTGTCTTCGCTTCAATCTCACCACGTCGAGCGAAGAAGCGAAATTGTCAAGAATTTATTGAATCGCCGTGATCACCCACCGAATCTGCATCGGTTTGCTGATTTTGATTTCAGCAATGCCGACCTCCGACGCTTTTCCATCAATCTCCAGCCTCCAGAATTTCTTCTCCCGCGGTGATATGATGAATCCGGCGATGCCGTTGACGAAGCGCCGGGCGAAATCCGCATAATTCATTTTGAACAAACGCTCCATGAGATCGCGCGCCGGTGTGCCCACCGGAACTTCGACGTCGGCCTGCAGCGAATTGCTCGAATCGGCGATGATCTGAATGTGAACTCGGATTTTTGGGCTCGCGCTTTGTTCGGCCAGGGTGTTGCGATTTTCATTAAAACCGGCCCCGAGAACAAAGCCGGAAAACAAAAACACGATCAGTGCCAGGAAACACTGCCAGAATGAACCTCTCATATTTGCTCCTTCAATTTAAAAAAATTTACGCCGAAGCGATGAATTGAACAAGAGAAAATTTTACTGCCGCTTGTTGATCATGACTAAAAACTTGCATGTCACCGAAAATTTGGCTATCTTTGACCGTTGCCACAACCATCGCGCCGCCGATCGGCTGTTTTATTCCGAATTTGATCCCGAGATGAAAATTAGCTTGCAATAACCAACACAAAATCTCTGCACGAAACATTTAGGCGAGAGAATATTTATGCCTGCTGAACTTCTTGCCCCTCCTGCGGACTTGGCAAAGCGTCGCCGGAGGGTGGTGGATTATCCTGAGGGAGATGGAAAACCTATGGCCGAAAGCGATGCGCACATTTCGCAGCTCATCAATGCACGCGAAATCATCAAGCACTGGCTTCGGGAAGCGGCAATGGCTTATGTTGGCGCGAACATGCTGCTTTATTATCAAGAAGGCAATCCCAAAAAACGCGTGGCGCCGGATGTTTATGTGGTCTGGGGCGTCGACAAAAAATATCGGCGCAGTTACAAGCTTTGGGAGGAGAAACAAGCACCGCAAGTCGTTTTTGAATTCACTTCGCGCAAAACGCAGGAAGAAGATTTGGGCACTAAACGTCTGATCTATTCCCGCATTGGCGTCGAGGAGTATTATCTCTTCGATCCCCTCGGGCATTATCTCAATCCGCCTTTGCGAGGCTATCAGCTCGTTGGTGAAGAGTATGCGCTGCAAACAACGGAGACGTTGTCGCCGCCGGCTTTCAACGGCAAAGAGACAAAGCAAGGGTGGCGGCTCGCCAGCGAGCGGTTGAAATTGGAGCTGTGGGCGTTTTCGACCGGCAGAGCCGATATGCCTTATGAGTTGCGGTTTTATGATCCGGCGGAGGGCAAATGGTTGGTCGACCCCGCGCAAGCGATGATTGAACGGGAAGCGTTTGCGAAACAAGCGCGTGAAGCGCAAGCCGAAGTGGTTCGTTTAAAAGCTGAATTGGAAAAACTGCGCGACAAAAAATGAAATTCGTCGCCGACCTGCATCTGCATTCGCATTTTTCGCGCGCCACCAGCTCGCAGCTCGATCTCGAGCATCTCGGCAAATGGGCACAGCTCAAGGGCGTCACCGTCGTCGGCACCGGCGATTTCACGCATCCGGGGTGGCTCGATGAAGTGGAAAAAAAATTGGAGCCGGCTGAAGAGGGGTTGTTCAAGCTGAAAGAAGAATTTGCCCGAACCACCGCTGCCGAAGTTCCCAAAGCCTGCCGCAGCGCCGTGCGTTTCATGCTGACGACGGAAATTTCCAACATCTACAAACGTCTCGACAAAGTTCGCAAAGTTCACAACCTCATTTTTTCGCCAAGTTTTTCCACCGCCAGAAAAATTCAAGCCCGTCTCGAAACCATCGGCAATATTCGCTCGGATGGCCGGCCGATTCTCGGCCTCGACTCGCGCGATTTGTTGGAGATCACGCTGGAATCCGATCCGCTCGCCTTTTTAATTCCGGCGCATATTTGGACGCCGTGGTTTTCGATGCTCGGCTCGAAAGGCGGATTCGATTCGGTTGAAGATTGTTTCGCCGACTTGACGCCGCACGTTTTTGCGGTGGAAACCGGGCTCTCATCCGACCCGCCGATGAATTGGCGCTTGCGGCAGCTCGATCGGTTCGTGCTGGTTTCCAATTCCGATGCGCACTCGCCGCAAAAGCTGGCGCGCGAGGCGAATTTATTCGAGACCGAGTTGTCTTACCCGGCAATTTTCAATGCGCTGCAAGATGAAAACGATTCCGGTTTTCTCGGGACGATTGAATTTTTTCCCGAAGAGGGCAAGTATCATTACGACGGCCATCGTTTGTGCAAGATGCGCCTGCATCCGGCCGAGACGCAAGCGAACCAGGGCAATTGTCCGGTTTGCGGCAAGCCGGTTACCGTCGGCGTGATGGCACGCGTCGAAGAACTGGCGGATCGTCCCGAAGGTGAAAAATCGCCGCGGTCGCGGCCTTACGCCAATATCATTCCGCTGCCGGAAATTATCGGCGAGGCGAAAAATCAAAAACCCGCCACCAAAGCCGTCGAAGAGCTTTTTCACAAGTTGCTGGCCGGCCTCGGCAGCGAGCTTTTTATTTTGCAGGAGGCGGCGCTGGATGACATCGAGCGCCTCGCCGGCAGTGTTGTCGCGGAGGGCATTCGCCGCATGCGCGCCGGCGAGGTCAAGATTGCCGCCGGCTATGACGGCGAATACGGCACGATTCAGTTGTTTTCGCCGGAAGAGCGCGAGCGCTTGAGCACGCAAGTGAGCATGTTGGATCCTGGACCTGATCAAAAAGAGCAAAGCGATAAAACGAAAAACGGAAAACTGATTGATCAGGAAAACACGTCGGTGAATTTTCCTGGCATTGGTGAAGAAGCCGGGATTTCATACCAAACGCCGAAGCCGCTGTTGCAGCAAGCTGGCGCGCTGAATCCCTCGCAGCAGCAAGCGGTCAGACATGGACGCGGCCACTTGCTCATCGTGGCCGGCCCCGGCACCGGCAAGACGCATACGCTGACACATCGCATCGCTCAGGTGATCGAAAATTTTGCCAGGGCGGAGGAAATTCTTGCGATCACGTTCACCAACAAAGCCGCGGAAGAAATGCGCCAGCGCGCGGTGAAAATCGCCGGGCCGCTTGCTGCAAAAATAACAATTGGAACGTTTCATGCCTTTTGCCTCGGCGTGTTGCGGGAATATCATGAGCACGCCGGCCTGCCGCCGGATTTTGAAATCATCGGTGAGGATGAGCAACGCGATTTAGCGAAAGAACTTTGGCCGGAAAAACCGGCGGCGGAACGCGATCACCTTCTTGACGAGATTGCTCTTTTAAAAGCTGCCGACAAGATTTCCGAACCGGATCAGGAGACACGTGCTGCTCGCGAGGTTTATGATTCGGCGCTGCGAAAAAACGGGCGCTTGGATTTCGACGATTTGCTGCTTGAAACCGTCCGGCTGTTGCAGGAAAATCGCGCGGTGCGCCATGACATCCACCGCCGCTATCAATGGATTTTTGTGGACGAATATCAGGACATCAATCCGGCGCAGCACCGGCTGTTGAAATTGTTGATTCATGAGAACGCGGTGTTGACGGCCATCGGCGATCCGAATCAGGCGATTTACGGCTTTCGCGGGGCCGACGCCGGTTACTTTTCAAAATTCGAACAAGATTTTGCCGGGGCGATGAAATTATATTTGGAGGAAAATTATCGCTCGGCGCCGACGCTTCTTTCCGCCTCGACGCAAGTGATTACAGCAGGAAGCGAAAACTTCGCCATGCCGCTTTCCGCGGCCTTGTTAATGCCGGGCCGGTTGACGATTCATGACGCGCCGACCGAGAAAGCCGAGGCTGAGTACGTGGCGCATCAAATCGAAAAAATGGTCGGCGGCACGAGCATGTTTTCCCAGGATTCCGGCCGCGTGGAAAAAACGCGGCTGGGCGAACATACGTTCGGCGATTTTGCGGTGCTGTATCGCTTGAACGCGCTGCGGCCGGCGTTGGAAGAAGCCTTGTCGCGCGCGGGAATGCCGTATCAAATTTCCGGCGACGCGCCGCTCGTGAGCCGGCGCGGCGTGCGCGAGCTGACGACGGCGATTGGTTGGCTCTGCAACATTGCTCTGCAAAATGCCGCGCGACAAATCCATCCGAAAAATTTGGCGGCTTTGCTGCAATTTGCCCTGCCGGGCATCGGCGAGCAAACCGCGCGGCGCGCCGAAGGCTTTTTTACAAAAATTCATCAACTCGAGGCCGGGGCGTTCGACCGCTTCCTGCGCGAAGAACGATCTTTAACGGAAAAACAGAAATTGGCGCTGGCGGCGTTTTCGTGCGAATTGGAGGAAGCCGGCCGGCGCTTTGCCTCCGGCGGACTGGTTGAGGCCATGCAATTTCTGCTTAATCTCCCGACGTGGAAAAGTTTGATGAAAGGCGACGAAAAGCTGGCCGGGCATTTTCAACGGGTGTTGAATCTGGCGCGCCTTTGTGAGTTCTCGAATCGCGCTGCTTCGGTTCGCGCCTTTTTCGATGCGCTGGCGCTGGAAGGCGCCGCCGACCATTTCGATCCGCGCGCCGAAAAAATTGCGCTGATGACGTTGCATGCGGCAAAAGGTTTGGAATTTTCCGTGGTGTTTATAATTGGCTGCGAAGAAACATTGCTGCCGATGCAGTTGCCGGGCCTGCAGAGCGCCGTCGAAGAGGAGCGCCGCCTGTTTTACGTCGGCATGACGCGCGCCAAAGAACAGCTTTATCTCTTGCGTGCCAAACGCCGGCTATTGTTTGGACGTTGGCAGGAGAATCCCGCCTCGCGTTTTTTGGCGGATATCGAAGAGCAGCTCAAAGCGTATGAAAAATGGCAGGCGCCGGCGCGAAAAGAGCCGAAAAAACACGGCGATGAAAATCAGTTGGGATTGTTTTGATTGCGCCCTGGGAAGATTAAAGCGGTTGGGCGTCCTTTGCGCATCAGTTTACACTTTGCGAATGGGATAACAACCGCAGCGTCGCCGTCAAGCATGTGCGGACGTTGGTGAAGCAACGCCAAGCCGCCGGTCGCGACGCAATGAGTTGGGATGGCTGTGATGCCAATAACCTGCTCGTTTCAAACGGTGTGTTCATTGATCAGTTTCGAACCGGGAAATTCACGCAAAGCCGGAAAATGACGATACTGCGATAACGCCAATTGCCGGGCGACAGCGATGTTGCCCCGACTTTTTATTCTTCGCGGTCTGCAATTGCATTGAGTGCTTGTATTTTAAAAGTGTTCAGAGCTTTCAGGTTGACCCCACCTCTTTTGTTGTACTGTGATTCCTGGCGCGCTGTAAAACGCAAAAATTCTCGATTGATTCTTCGATACACCTTCTCAAAAAAAACTTGACATTTTCGACAAAATGATTACACTCATAGGCGAGAACCTTTTCGGATGATTCACGCCGCGAAGTAAAAAAAAGCGTTAATTCAGGGAAGATGCCTTCCAAAATGATAACGGTATGTAACGATCAGGAGAACAGCTATGAAACGCCTTGTGAGTGTGCTCGTCGTTGTGTGTTTGCTGCCGTCTTTTGCCCCGGCGCAATCGCTCCGCATCGAAGTGCTGCGGCCGCAATTTAAGTTTGGCGGCGGCGAGCCGTCAACGTTCACGACGGCTTGGTTCGCCACCTTGTCGCTGCCGATTTATAAGCGCGTCCACTTCGTGGGCCAGCTTCCGTTTGCGTTCGGCAAGCTCGAAAACAATCCGGTGCCGACGGAAGACGAGACCCTCGGCAACCCGGGCTTCGGCTTGCGTTTCGACCACGAGAATCTGACGATCGACGTCGGCGCGCGGTTGCCGCTGGCGAAAACTGGCTTCGCCGGATTTATGGGCTCTCTCGCCGACATCGACCGGCAAGAAGCCTTTATTCCGGATATTTTGCCGTTCTACGGCACGATCAAAACGAAAATCAGCGTCGGCAAATTAAACCTCAAGCCTTACGGCGGCGCTACATTCAATATTCGCGTCGAGCGCGACAGGCTGAGTTTTGATTATCTGAGAAGCGTTTTTAGAAGCCGCGCCAATGACGGCGAGCTTTTTGTTCTTTACGGCGGCGAAGGCGGGTTTGATATTGGGAAATTCTATCTCGGCGGCGCGTACAACGCCCGAACCTGGGTGACCTCCGGTAATTCATTCGGCACCAGCTCTATCAACCAGGTGAGTCTCCGCGCCGAATTGGATTTCAGCAAAGTCGTGCCCGGCGCGATTTTCCGTTTCCCGCTCGATGATATTTTGCTCGATTCGGTTTTTGGCTTGTATTGCACATTTTCGCTTTAAAAGCGCGCTTCCGATCTCTTTTTGTAAATAGGACTTTGTCATTACGCTTCGTACATCCACTTTTAGGAGGCTGTCATGAGATCAAACGGCTACAAACGCGCAACGCGCGGCGCCGGCAGTTTTTTGAGCGCGGCTCTAATTCTGCTGCTGGGTGCGGCAACGACCGGCTCGGCGCAGATTGAAGTGTATTCGTCTGCCGACACCGCAACAGCGGCGAGTGTACCCAGTAACGCCACGCCGCGCACCAACGAAACCATCAGCGTAACGATTAATGCCAATGTCAGCGCCTTGCAGGCGCCTAACAACAGGCTCGCAGCGTATCAGGCGACATTAAATTGGAATCCCGCCGTCATCCAATTTCTCAGTACGACACCGGCCCCGGCGCCTTGGGACACGCCTAATTTGAACACCAATGAGACTGCGACTGGCAAGCTCGAGTGGAACGATTTTGTTGCCGGAGGCGTCTCGGGACAATTCAATCTCCTCATTGTCAATTTCAGAGTCGTGGGCCCCGCCGGCTCAAGCTCGGTTCTCGATCTCAACTTTGTCGAGATGACCACCTCGACGTTCCAGAGCCTGCTGAGCGTCTTGAGAGTCACCGACGGCAAAGTCACCGTTCGCGGCAACTCGCCGCCGGTTTTGACGGCGATTCCGAATCAAACGATGAATGAGGGCGCGACGCTGAATATCCCGCTTGCAGCCACGGATCCTGACGGCGACAGAATTACCTTGCGCGCCAGCAATGCGCCTGCTTTTGCAATCTTGACTGACAATGGCAACGGAACCGGCACGCTGCGCTTGACGCCGGGCCGGGACGATGCCGGCAGTTATCCAAATATCAAAATTTTTGCAACCGATAACGGCGCGCCGCCGCTGTCGGATTCGACACAGTTCAATCTCACCGTTCTCAACACCCTGCCTCCTCTCGTTTGCTCGGTGGCAATTGTGACGCCTAAAGATAACGCCGTCACTTGCGACGATTCAGTGAACGTTTGCGTCGCCACGACGATTTCCGGCACGGTGGGACCAACCACCAAAACGCTCGCAGTCAAAGGTTTTCCGGTGCCGGTCGATTGCGTTAAAATCCCTCTCGTCAACGGCGCGAACACGATTATTGCCACACTCACGGTGAAAGATTCATTGAGCACCTGTGAGGCGGCGGATACGATTACCGTTTTCGCCAAATTAACTCCGCTCTCGTGCACGCTCACCCTCACGGCGCCGAAAGACAGCGCGGTCGTCTGCACGGATAGTGTCGATGTAAAAGGCGCGACCACGATCATCGGCGGCGTTCCGCCTTTTACAACGACTTGCGTGGTGAATGGCGTGCCGGCGACGGTGGCCGGCAACACGTTCGCCGCGCGCGTGAAATTGAATGCCGGTTGGAATACGTTGCTCGCAACTTGCACGGTGACCGACAGTTGCAAAAAGTCGGTGGTTTGCCGCGACACCGTTCGCGTTCGATTTGTTTCCGACAAAACCGCTCCGACTTGCGTCTTTTCGCATGGCTACCAATCGGTGACCGGCGTTTTCATGGACGATGAAAGCGGCATTGCCAAAATCGAGCCGCTCTTTTTGTTCAATGCCAAGCTCACCGTCGACCCGTTCACGCCAGGCGCCAAGAAGGTGAATTTCCGTCTTGATGCCATCGATTTTAGCACATACATCGGCTTCGACATCAAAATCACCGACGTCTGTGGCAACTCGCATGTCTGCGATCCGGTGATGCTGCAGCTCAGCGCCGAGCGCGCCAACAATCCGTACGTTTTCACCTTCCGCAGTGTTGATCGCTACTTTCATGTGACGAACCGTGGTTTGTCGGAGATTCGCGTGGAGTTGAATGGCAGGCGCTTCAGTTTGAACGCCGAACGCCGCGGCGGTGTCGTGCAGTCGCTGGCTGTTTACTCCATGCCGCGTGAAGGCGAGATGACGATTGATTTGCAGCCGTATTTGCGCCCGGTCGGCGACAACGACATTCGCATCGAAGTCGCTGGTCCGCCCGGAAGCGGCGCCGATCTTCTCATCATCGATGATATTCACGAAGCCGATCGCGCCCTGGTGCTGCAACAACCGCCGGAGGCGTATGAGTTATCGCAAAATTACCCGAACCCATTCAATCCCGAAACGATGATTCGCTTTAGCATACCGGCTCATATCCCAGCAGGCACAACGGTCCAATTGCGAATTTACAACCTCCTCGGCGAAGTGGTGCGGACGTTGGTGGATGAGCCCATGCTGCCGGGCCGCTACACCGCGCGCTGGAACGGCCGTAATGATCGCGGCGCGCCGGTCGCCGCCGGCGTTTATATCTATCGTCTCGTTGCCGGTGATTATCGGGTCACGAAGCGGCTGCTGTTGTTGAAATAAGCGTAAACGTCATTCGTAAAACGTAATCCGATTAATTTTGCGTTTTCCGTTTGAAGTGCGGAAACGCCACTTGTTCTTGCAAGAGCAAGTGGCGTTTTATTTTGCGCTTGACTTTTCCCCAACTTTTCTCTATTCTTTCTCATGGCCTGCGCCTCGCTTTGATGAACAGCGACCAGCAGAGAAATTCCAAAGCCTGATCCCCAGGTTGTGTGCGACAACTTATCCATCTCCAGGGAGAGATTATGCAGCGACGCCGCTTTCCTGCCTTGATTATCGCGGTTCTATTTTGTTTTTCTTCCGCGCTGTACCCCGACATTTTTCCTGCCGACACGATGAAAGCCACCAAGCAAGATTCCATCAAGAAATCAGATGCCTCAAAGAAAAAAGAGTGGGACGTCACCGCGGCGCATGGTCCCACCAGCGACGTTGAATTTACCACGACAGAAGGGACGTGGATGAATCTCGACGTGAGTCCGGATGGCAAAGAGATTGTCTTTGATTTGTTGGGTGACATTTATATCATGCCGATCACCGGCGGCGCGGCGAAGTTGCTCGCCGGCGGGCCCGCGTTTGAAGTGCAGCCGCGTTTCAGTCCCGATGGCAAAAAGATCAGTTACACCAGCGACCGCGCCGGCGGGGATAATATTTGGGTGATGAATCGCGACGGCTCCGGCGCGAAAGCGGTGACGAAGGAAGATTTTCGGTTGTTGAACAATGCGAGTTGGACGCCGGACGGCAAGTATCTCGTCGCGCGCAAGCATTTTACCGGCACGCGCTCGCTGGGGGCCGGCGAGCTGTGGTTGTATCACGCATCCGGCGGCCTTGAAGGTTTGCAGCTCACCAAGCGCCGAAACGATCAACAAGATGCCGGCGAGCCAAGTGTTTCTCCCGATGGCCGCTACGTTTATTTCAGCGAGGACATGAGTCCGGGCCCGTTCTTTCAGTACAACAAAGATCCCAACGGACAAATTTATGTCATTCGCCGTTATGATCGTGAAACGGGCAAGCTCACAAACTTCGTCACTGGCGCCGGCGGCGCGGTGCGGCCGCAACCTTCGCCGGACGGTAAATATATCGCCTTCGTGCGGCGCGTGCGCCTGAAGAGCGTGCTCTATCTCTACGATTTGCAAACCGGCGAGGAACTGCCGATTTATGACGGCTTGAGCAAAGATCAGCAAGAAACATGGGCGATCTTCGGAGTTTATCCGAATTACGCCTGGACGCCGGACAGCAAGAACATTGTGATTTGGGCAAAAGGCAAAATTTGGAAAATCGATATTGCCGCCAAGAAAGCCGCGCCGATTCCATTCGAAGCAAAAGTCAAACAGACCATCACCGCGGCGCTGCGCTATCCACAAAAAGCCAGTCTGGACTCGGTTGAAGTGAAAATGCTTCGCAGCGCCGTGACTTCGCCGGATGGCCTTTGGCTCGTCTTCAACGCCGCCGGCCATTTGTGGAAAAAACGTTTGCCCAACGGCGCGGCGCAGCGGCTGACCAATGACAGCCATTTCGAGTTCGAACCGGCGTTTAGTCCGGACGGCAAGTGGGTGGTTTACACAACGTGGAATGACACCGCACTCGGCGCGGTTTATAAAACCTCTCTCGATGGCCGCCTCAGACCTCAAAAGCTTGTTACCCGCAAAGGTTATTATCTGGGCCCCAAATTCTCACCGGATGGACAGAAAATCGTTTATCAGCGCGATAACGGCAACAGCGTTTTGGGATTTGCGCACGGCACCGAAACCGGCCTCTATTGGATTTCCGCCAATGGCGGCCAGCCGAATTTGATCACTGAAGAGGGCCGCGACCCGCGCTTCAATCGCAAGGGTGATCGCATCTTTTATCTCACCGGCGGCGGCATGGAGAAAACTTACAAAAGTGTGCGATTGGACGGTGGTGAGCCGCGCGAGCATTTCAAGCTGAAATATGTCACTGATGTCGTGCCGAGTCCGAACGAAGAGTGGGTGGCGTTCACCGAGTTGTTCAACGCCTACATTGCGCCGTTTCCGCAAACCGGTGGGGTGATCGAGCTCAACGCCAATACCAAAGCGATTCCGGTGAAAAAAGTTTCGCGCGACGCCGGCAGTTATCTGCACTGGTCCGGCGACAGCAAAAAGCTGCACTGGACGATCGGCCCGGAATATTTCACGCGCGAGCTGACGCGCAGTTTCAAATTCGTCGAAGGCGCTCCGGACAGCATTCCGCCGCCGGACACCATCGGCCTGCGCATCAACTTGAAATTAAAAACCGATGTCCCAACGGGCAAACTGGCTTTGGTGGGGGCGCGCATCATCACGATGCGCGGCGACGAGGTGATCGAGAACGGCACGATCGTCGTTGATGGCAACCGCATCGCTGCCATCGGCAGAGCAAATGAGGTTTCGATACCT
It encodes:
- a CDS encoding DUF4430 domain-containing protein; the protein is MRGSFWQCFLALIVFLFSGFVLGAGFNENRNTLAEQSASPKIRVHIQIIADSSNSLQADVEVPVGTPARDLMERLFKMNYADFARRFVNGIAGFIISPREKKFWRLEIDGKASEVGIAEIKISKPMQIRWVITAIQ
- a CDS encoding Uma2 family endonuclease; its protein translation is MAESDAHISQLINAREIIKHWLREAAMAYVGANMLLYYQEGNPKKRVAPDVYVVWGVDKKYRRSYKLWEEKQAPQVVFEFTSRKTQEEDLGTKRLIYSRIGVEEYYLFDPLGHYLNPPLRGYQLVGEEYALQTTETLSPPAFNGKETKQGWRLASERLKLELWAFSTGRADMPYELRFYDPAEGKWLVDPAQAMIEREAFAKQAREAQAEVVRLKAELEKLRDKK
- a CDS encoding UvrD-helicase domain-containing protein; amino-acid sequence: MKFVADLHLHSHFSRATSSQLDLEHLGKWAQLKGVTVVGTGDFTHPGWLDEVEKKLEPAEEGLFKLKEEFARTTAAEVPKACRSAVRFMLTTEISNIYKRLDKVRKVHNLIFSPSFSTARKIQARLETIGNIRSDGRPILGLDSRDLLEITLESDPLAFLIPAHIWTPWFSMLGSKGGFDSVEDCFADLTPHVFAVETGLSSDPPMNWRLRQLDRFVLVSNSDAHSPQKLAREANLFETELSYPAIFNALQDENDSGFLGTIEFFPEEGKYHYDGHRLCKMRLHPAETQANQGNCPVCGKPVTVGVMARVEELADRPEGEKSPRSRPYANIIPLPEIIGEAKNQKPATKAVEELFHKLLAGLGSELFILQEAALDDIERLAGSVVAEGIRRMRAGEVKIAAGYDGEYGTIQLFSPEERERLSTQVSMLDPGPDQKEQSDKTKNGKLIDQENTSVNFPGIGEEAGISYQTPKPLLQQAGALNPSQQQAVRHGRGHLLIVAGPGTGKTHTLTHRIAQVIENFARAEEILAITFTNKAAEEMRQRAVKIAGPLAAKITIGTFHAFCLGVLREYHEHAGLPPDFEIIGEDEQRDLAKELWPEKPAAERDHLLDEIALLKAADKISEPDQETRAAREVYDSALRKNGRLDFDDLLLETVRLLQENRAVRHDIHRRYQWIFVDEYQDINPAQHRLLKLLIHENAVLTAIGDPNQAIYGFRGADAGYFSKFEQDFAGAMKLYLEENYRSAPTLLSASTQVITAGSENFAMPLSAALLMPGRLTIHDAPTEKAEAEYVAHQIEKMVGGTSMFSQDSGRVEKTRLGEHTFGDFAVLYRLNALRPALEEALSRAGMPYQISGDAPLVSRRGVRELTTAIGWLCNIALQNAARQIHPKNLAALLQFALPGIGEQTARRAEGFFTKIHQLEAGAFDRFLREERSLTEKQKLALAAFSCELEEAGRRFASGGLVEAMQFLLNLPTWKSLMKGDEKLAGHFQRVLNLARLCEFSNRAASVRAFFDALALEGAADHFDPRAEKIALMTLHAAKGLEFSVVFIIGCEETLLPMQLPGLQSAVEEERRLFYVGMTRAKEQLYLLRAKRRLLFGRWQENPASRFLADIEEQLKAYEKWQAPARKEPKKHGDENQLGLF
- a CDS encoding T9SS type A sorting domain-containing protein, whose protein sequence is MRSNGYKRATRGAGSFLSAALILLLGAATTGSAQIEVYSSADTATAASVPSNATPRTNETISVTINANVSALQAPNNRLAAYQATLNWNPAVIQFLSTTPAPAPWDTPNLNTNETATGKLEWNDFVAGGVSGQFNLLIVNFRVVGPAGSSSVLDLNFVEMTTSTFQSLLSVLRVTDGKVTVRGNSPPVLTAIPNQTMNEGATLNIPLAATDPDGDRITLRASNAPAFAILTDNGNGTGTLRLTPGRDDAGSYPNIKIFATDNGAPPLSDSTQFNLTVLNTLPPLVCSVAIVTPKDNAVTCDDSVNVCVATTISGTVGPTTKTLAVKGFPVPVDCVKIPLVNGANTIIATLTVKDSLSTCEAADTITVFAKLTPLSCTLTLTAPKDSAVVCTDSVDVKGATTIIGGVPPFTTTCVVNGVPATVAGNTFAARVKLNAGWNTLLATCTVTDSCKKSVVCRDTVRVRFVSDKTAPTCVFSHGYQSVTGVFMDDESGIAKIEPLFLFNAKLTVDPFTPGAKKVNFRLDAIDFSTYIGFDIKITDVCGNSHVCDPVMLQLSAERANNPYVFTFRSVDRYFHVTNRGLSEIRVELNGRRFSLNAERRGGVVQSLAVYSMPREGEMTIDLQPYLRPVGDNDIRIEVAGPPGSGADLLIIDDIHEADRALVLQQPPEAYELSQNYPNPFNPETMIRFSIPAHIPAGTTVQLRIYNLLGEVVRTLVDEPMLPGRYTARWNGRNDRGAPVAAGVYIYRLVAGDYRVTKRLLLLK
- a CDS encoding amidohydrolase family protein, with the translated sequence MQRRRFPALIIAVLFCFSSALYPDIFPADTMKATKQDSIKKSDASKKKEWDVTAAHGPTSDVEFTTTEGTWMNLDVSPDGKEIVFDLLGDIYIMPITGGAAKLLAGGPAFEVQPRFSPDGKKISYTSDRAGGDNIWVMNRDGSGAKAVTKEDFRLLNNASWTPDGKYLVARKHFTGTRSLGAGELWLYHASGGLEGLQLTKRRNDQQDAGEPSVSPDGRYVYFSEDMSPGPFFQYNKDPNGQIYVIRRYDRETGKLTNFVTGAGGAVRPQPSPDGKYIAFVRRVRLKSVLYLYDLQTGEELPIYDGLSKDQQETWAIFGVYPNYAWTPDSKNIVIWAKGKIWKIDIAAKKAAPIPFEAKVKQTITAALRYPQKASLDSVEVKMLRSAVTSPDGLWLVFNAAGHLWKKRLPNGAAQRLTNDSHFEFEPAFSPDGKWVVYTTWNDTALGAVYKTSLDGRLRPQKLVTRKGYYLGPKFSPDGQKIVYQRDNGNSVLGFAHGTETGLYWISANGGQPNLITEEGRDPRFNRKGDRIFYLTGGGMEKTYKSVRLDGGEPREHFKLKYVTDVVPSPNEEWVAFTELFNAYIAPFPQTGGVIELNANTKAIPVKKVSRDAGSYLHWSGDSKKLHWTIGPEYFTRELTRSFKFVEGAPDSIPPPDTIGLRINLKLKTDVPTGKLALVGARIITMRGDEVIENGTIVVDGNRIAAIGRANEVSIPTDAKRIEVQGKTIMPGLIDVHAHANHFFSGLMPQQHWPYFANLAYGVTTIHDPSANTETVFSLAEMVAAGKLVGPRVYSTGTILYGADGDFKAVINNLDDARSHLRRMKAVGAFSVKSYNQPRRNQRQQVIQAGRELQMMVVPEGGSTFYHNLSMILDGHTGIEHSIPVAPVYHDVLKLWGASQTGYTPTLIVGYGGIWGENYWYQKTNVWEKSRLLNFTPRPIIDSRARRRMMIPDDDFGHLGIAQAAKALLDAGAKVHLGAHGQLQGLGAHWEMWMLAQGGMTPLQAIRAATLHGAHYLGLDSDIGSLETGKLADLIVLNQNPLDNIQNSEHILYVMKNGRLYDAETMNEIGNHPRSRNTFFWENPRTSEAFVWKGAGIGFGEIQCSCQ